From a single Desulfobacterales bacterium genomic region:
- a CDS encoding VacJ family lipoprotein, translated as MKIHSVTLMLIYGWVAMAGSGLTIAAECLAEGKPVETAFLLSQTDRQVPVDSNAEIEADDDDEEDFPDEENGGLPVSVRVADPLEPWNRAMFVFNDKAYFWVLKPVAQGYKAVMPTFFRECIGNFFNNLKTPVRLANCILQAKAEASVCELGRFLCNTTVGVLGFGNPARKYPKLNPDEEDFGQTLGRYGIGHGIYLVWPLLGPSSLRDTVGFGGDRFLKPLTYLEPWEVALAANVVDKINRTSLVIGDYEAFKDSAFEPYSAARDAYLQYRKGKVEK; from the coding sequence TTGAAAATACATTCTGTTACCTTAATGCTGATTTATGGATGGGTGGCGATGGCAGGGTCTGGATTGACCATTGCGGCGGAGTGTCTTGCCGAAGGGAAACCGGTGGAGACGGCATTTTTGCTTTCTCAGACAGACCGTCAAGTCCCTGTCGATTCCAATGCGGAGATCGAAGCTGATGATGATGATGAGGAGGACTTCCCTGATGAAGAAAATGGCGGTTTGCCTGTTTCGGTTCGAGTGGCGGACCCTCTGGAACCATGGAATCGCGCCATGTTCGTGTTTAATGACAAAGCCTATTTTTGGGTACTAAAGCCCGTTGCGCAGGGATATAAGGCGGTGATGCCCACGTTTTTCAGGGAATGCATCGGCAATTTCTTTAATAATCTGAAAACCCCGGTGCGCTTGGCCAATTGCATATTACAGGCGAAAGCCGAAGCAAGCGTCTGTGAGCTGGGGCGATTTTTATGCAATACGACCGTCGGCGTCCTCGGTTTCGGCAACCCGGCCCGCAAGTACCCGAAGCTTAATCCCGATGAGGAGGATTTCGGGCAGACATTGGGACGATACGGCATCGGGCACGGCATATACCTGGTCTGGCCGCTTCTGGGCCCGTCTTCTCTGCGGGATACCGTGGGGTTTGGGGGGGATCGTTTTCTGAAACCGCTCACTTATCTTGAACCATGGGAGGTGGCTTTGGCCGCCAATGTCGTGGATAAGATCAATCGGACCTCCCTGGTGATCGGCGATTATGAAGCCTTTAAAGATAGCGCGTTTGAACCTTATTCCGCGGCCAGGGATGCCTACCTTCAATATCGTAAAGGAAAAGTGGAAAAATAG
- a CDS encoding tyrosine recombinase, giving the protein MSEPLSSLIDAFSDYLSAEKGYSHHTARCYRHDLREFYAVVSGGVLKRGGSAAVLPEQITALDIRAYLGVLYQKKNEKTTIARKLAAIRTFFNYLEKHGIIQINPSESVVTPKQNRSIPVWLPVDDMFRLLDAMNDVTLLGLRNRAIFETIYSCGIRVSEAAGLNVEDVDVTGRTARVKGKGAKERIVPIGRVSLEHIGAYRRQLGREMGIGEESRGALFLNNRGKRLTTRSMGRILESVSRKCGIPMPVSPHALRHSFATHLLDAGADLKVVQELLGHKSLSTTQKYTHVSISRLMETYDKSHPRK; this is encoded by the coding sequence ATGAGTGAGCCCCTTTCCTCTTTGATTGACGCATTTTCCGATTACCTTTCTGCTGAAAAAGGGTATTCTCACCATACGGCCAGATGTTACCGGCATGATCTGAGAGAATTTTACGCCGTGGTTTCAGGGGGGGTACTTAAAAGAGGCGGTTCTGCAGCCGTGCTTCCCGAGCAGATTACCGCCCTGGATATCAGGGCTTATTTGGGCGTGCTGTATCAAAAAAAGAATGAGAAAACCACGATTGCCCGAAAGCTTGCAGCCATTCGAACGTTTTTTAACTATCTTGAAAAACATGGTATTATTCAAATCAACCCATCCGAATCGGTGGTAACGCCCAAGCAGAACCGGTCTATTCCGGTATGGCTTCCGGTGGATGATATGTTCCGCCTGTTGGATGCCATGAATGATGTTACCCTATTGGGGTTGAGAAACCGGGCGATTTTTGAAACCATCTATTCCTGCGGCATTCGGGTTTCAGAGGCCGCCGGGCTGAATGTGGAAGATGTGGATGTCACCGGTCGCACCGCGCGGGTCAAAGGCAAAGGCGCCAAGGAACGGATAGTGCCCATCGGTCGCGTTTCCCTGGAACACATCGGCGCCTATCGCAGACAATTGGGACGGGAGATGGGAATCGGGGAAGAGAGTCGGGGGGCGCTTTTTTTGAACAACCGGGGCAAGCGGTTGACCACCCGGTCCATGGGGCGAATTCTGGAGAGTGTTTCAAGAAAATGCGGCATTCCCATGCCTGTCTCTCCACATGCCTTAAGGCATTCCTTTGCGACACACCTGCTGGATGCCGGCGCGGATTTAAAGGTTGTTCAGGAACTGCTGGGGCATAAAAGCTTGTCCACAACCCAAAAGTACACCCATGTCAGTATCAGCCGGCTCATGGAAACCTACGACAAGTCGCACCCGAGAAAATAA